TTGttaaagaaggaaattcaaaattttgcATTATTCTTAACCATGTTGAAGGATAATGTTTTGTTTACTTTgttggaaaagattattacAAGTGCCACAATGGATTATCCAGATATAGATCTCGATGAAAAAACTGAACAAGCCGATGCTGTAAGGGATTTAAGATATGCATGTGGCATTGAATTGAATAGAATGGCTTTATTAATGCCTGAATCATTGAAAGGTATATACCCTGATTTAGAAAATGTCGTTTCAAGAATCTTACCTAATTTGTCCTACcatgaaaaaatttcttttgagTCGTTCTTACTTACCATCATACTTAAATCATCCCTAGATAGGAAAGAGGAAAGATTTGCCGCCATTGTCGACCCTGAATTGATAGCATGGTCAGATAAAAATACTGTTGTTGGATTAACTGATCTCCCCTGGTTTATGGAGAGATTAGGTATAGTCCAAATTGCAGAATACTTTCAAAAGAGGGGAATTAATGAGCATAGTGATTTATTACTAATACCTATTGATGAGGAAggtaagaaattaaaatcaaCATTGAGTAAACGTTGGCAAACTTTATTCCCGGTACGGGCTACTAGAAtgtttattcattattccaTGCAAAGTATCAATAAGGATGAGGAATTCAAGGCTCTACAAGAAATGTGGAGGCCAAGGATTGTACCGATCATTCCTTATATAATGAGGTTACTATATCAGTTACAATCGTATCCAGATCCtgaaaattggaaagaattgCCAACTGTAGTTCAGTCATTCTTAAAGCACTCTACAGTGGAAAGATTTTGGGAAGCCGGTGCTTCATATAAATCAAAGgatgaatttattgatgagCACATGAAAGCTATGCAGTCATTGAGAGATTTTGCAGATTCTGTCGGGCATATCGTCAGGTATACAAGAGAGTATACGTTATTAGTTATTGGTGCCATATCTTCCCTAGGAAGTATTTTCTACGAAGTGGAGGAGGTACCACAATTACTACTTGATTCGATAATTATCTGCAAGCCAGGTTCCAGTGTAATAAGTCCGGGTGTTTCGGCACATTCATGGAAGCATGTGATAAATGTGGGAATACGTCCAGTCTTAAAAAATTGTCCTGAAGAATGTGCTCCGAAGTTTATGTCTGCATTTTTACcaaaattgttcaatacaTTAGATATGTTATTGTGTGATAAGTGGGCACCATTCATGGTTGATCATGACACTACTGTCGTGGTGCCAACAGATGACGAAGAAATAACAGAAGAAATTCTGGAGGAGAACTTAGTGAGACAATTCACCACAGTGGTTGTTCTTCTCTTATTAGATTGTGTGGGTCAAAATTCGTCCAGTTCCAAATCGAAACCGAATGCTCatcaaattttaatgagaaggttaatatttcaagatatTAACATCCTTGCtccattcttgaaattgttgACTCATTTGATATCGTTTAAAGATGGAAAATgttcatttaattcaattctaTTAATGAAGTCTTGTTTGGCTGAAGTATTAataaaagatgaaaatgtggatgaatttttcactgtGGAAGTTATGAACACGTTATTGAAGATCCTGTTAAATCAAAGTCCAAACAAAGACTCATTTTACGAAGCCCTGTATGTTTTCACTGTAATATTCTTAACATTATGCAAAGAATATAAGTCGACGAGGGATTTCTTATATGAAGTATCACACGGTTACAATATTGATGAACTTTACGAGAACTTGAAGAAGGTGGATGATTATAAAAACCAAAGGACTTTGATGATTGAATTTTTAGATTGGATAAAAACGGCAAATGGAACGAATGATGAAGGTGATGTCAGCCACGCAGCTGcattggaaagaaagaGGCAAGAAAAGAGAGATgcttctttgaaaaaggCCACAGAGAGATTagttaaaaaaaataaagatgatgGTGATATGTTAGATGATCCAGCCACTGAAGATGCTGCATTTGGTAGTCTTTTTGAGACGGCATGATATATACTTCTTtacaaaaagaaattagagAAGATATCAAGTAtgtattaatattaatcaTAGTTAAagcaatatttttttggcGGCATATTGCGTCCAGTGTTCATAGAGAGAGCATACATAACATACACCATACTATTGTATAATTACTGATGATAAAATCTGATTgatttttaaatataaaatattgaaatatattgtACATAAAATTAAcacaattgaaaagaagatgaataCGTGATAGTTATATGCTGAAAACAATTTGCGGCATCGATGAGATTGTGTTGATTTGttgatttattttgtttcttattaTTGGTTTATATGGATGTTGTTTACATTTATCTTCTACCACCAAATCCACCTCGGGAACCACCTCTTGAACCACCAAATCCACCACGGGAACCACCTCTTCCACCGAAGCCACCTCTAGAGCCACCACGGGAGCCACCACGGCCACCAAATCCACCTCTGGAGCCACCACGAGCACCAAATCCACCACGAGAGCCTCCACGGCCACCGAATCCACCTCTAGCACCTCCACGGCCACCTGGAGCACCGGTAcctctcttcttcttgttttttGGTTTTGGTGGGCCAACAACCTTTGGCTTTGGTAagaatctttcaattggTAAAAGTTTATCAGAACCAATGTAGAACTTATCACCTTCCTTAAAACTAGTAGCTTGTACACCTTCTGAACATTTAATTGTGAAATAAACTTCGTTCAAAGGACCTAAAATCTCATCGACTTTCCCAACTTGAGTCTTATTTTCTAGATATATTGGGGCATTGAAATATGGAATCTTGGTATTTATGGAACGACAAACAATGTCACCTTCACATGGGTGTAAGAAAGCACCCATTTCTAAGACTGTGTCTGGAGGACCTTGTTGGAAAGATCTACCACCGAATCCACCTCTGGCGCCACCACGGCCACCTCTGAAGCCACCTCTGGAACCACCACGGCCACCTCTGAAACTCATTTTCTGAACTGTTCTTTGTCTTGCTTAAGGTATGCTATAATTGAGTATTCCTAAAGGATAttagaaatattattatattggACAATTGTGCTTACTCTACTGTAAAACAATCCTAATCGTAAGAGAGTTGGTACTGTACTTGATACTCATCTTTCATCTCGAgcagaaaatttttcattctgcaaaatttccaaaaaattaaaaaatatagcACGTGACCTGAAATTCAGTATTCGATGTCCTTTATTAGTTAGCATTATTCACAAAAGGAGAAAAATCGACTCTATATCATTTATATCATGCTTAAAATTGTCGTAAGACTGtctattttattatattagTGTAACTTCTTAAATGAATATTGATAATACAGTTGAAAACTCAATGGGAAAACGGTTGATATGGGTGCCTCTTCATTATGAGcgtttcttcttcaaattcttcttggcCATCTCTTGCCTACAATCTGGACAATACCACAAACCTTTTGGAGGCTCTTTCAAATTAACACATCCATAATGGAACCATTCATACTTACAATTTGGCCCGTCACAAGCAACCATCTCACCATATGAAACACTTTGGCAAAAACAGTACAGAGTTTTATCTTCCTCATCGTTATCATTCGTATTGGCAAAGAGCTCATCATTATATAAATCAAGGTCTCTCCCCGGTGTGTTCACAACACTATTATTGCTTTTGTTTTCGGAGGGACCATCGGTACCTAGTTGACCCCTCTGTAATGATGATGTTCGactttgtttctttcttttgaGAGTTGGTCCAGAACTAGACGATGATGCTGTCCTCTTCTTTTTGTCTGTAGTACTATTCAAGCCTACCGCACTCAACACAGAACTTTCTCTGGAAAGTTCTGTATTGCTGCTCTCCCCATCCTCATTTTCTGCAGGAGCCAATacaccatcttcttctaatatGGAAATGCTCTTCTCTAGTTTCCGTAAATGTCTTGCCACTAAGAACAAAGCGGTATTAGCTAGTTCGCATTTCGTTTGTTGCACTCCCTTACATTTAGAAATGCCATCTCTAATCTCATCAGATGTTGCCTTTTCGTTGGGTGCTTCGGTGGTAGAGCCGTGTTGTTTTACGAATTTTTGCAACTGTGAATCCTTTTGAAGGTATGATTTATGATCATCGAACTCTTTCCAATCTGACGCTTGAATCTCTTCGTATAGATGTTTAAACTCGGACTGGAGGTTGGAAATATCTTGGACCGTTTCCTCTAGTACTAAACTGGGATCCATTTGGGGTCGTATAGTTGGTAGTGTATAGTTTGATCTTCGTGTGGTGGAAGGTGTAAAATGCAGTCTAAAAGTCAAAACAATTTCtcataaataaataaaaaataattgagACGGAGGTCCGCGCGCGAGATTCGAATGGAGGATTATGAGTTTAAATTTACCATTCATTATAAGCTCAAAAGCTACTAAAGAAAATAGTTTTAGTCAAGTTTAGGTTTTGTATTATCGTTCTATGAACTCCCTATATATAATGATTAGATATTAGTATACATAAGAATGTACAAAGCAGCTTACATTCTATCAACAGGTGTCAACCCTAATAGACACATACCGTTGTACAAGACTTGTCTTGCAGCAGCATATAGAGCTAGACGAGCAGTAGCCAATTCTTCTGTTTGACCAGCAACCCATAAGACATCGtaacaagaagaaacttGATGGGTCAATTTGAATAGATAAGTAACCACAGTTGTTGGTTCGTGGGTCTTTATAGCATTTCTCAATACATCTGGATATTGACCCAATAATCTAACTAGTAAGATAGCAGCTGGTTCAGTCAAGACTGAGAAGTCAGCATTTTGCATCTTTTCTGGAGTAATATCAGTGGCATTTCTTTCCACAGATCTTAATCTAGAATGAGCGTATTGTAAGTATGGACCAGTGTCACCTTCAAAGGAAAGCATTCTTTCCCATTTAAATTCGTAATTGTTAATACGCTTGGATTGCATATCTTGAATCATCACTGCAGAGATACCAACCAAATCGGCAACTTCTTCAGgcttttcaatttgagaGTATTTAActtcattcttcttcataACTTCATGCATCTTTTCCTTAGTTTCTTCAAGGATGTTATCTAAGAAAACAACAGTACCCTTTCTGGTGGACATACCTTGGACCATACCGAAATTGACATGTTGTAATCTATTTGCCCATTCGAAACCCATTTGCTTCAAGATTTCGAAAAATTGAGCAGTATGTAAATCTTGTTGAGAGGCAATAACATAGATCATTTTATCGAAATGGTACTTTTCGTAACGATCCATGGCAGCACCGACATCTCTAGTCAAATATAAGGTAGTACCATCGGACTTTTGAACAATAACTTTACCTAGTttcttttggaatttgGTCAAATCAATTAGAACGGCACCTTTATCTTCATGAGTCAATCCCTTCTCtttaaaaatttccaaagCCTTGTTCATGGATTCCTTGGAAACTTGAGATTCACCTGAGTAAACATCGTATTTAATGTTCAAACGAGCATATGTGTCAATGTACTTCTCAATGGACAATTCACGGAATCTCTTCCATATTTTCAAAGcttct
The sequence above is a segment of the Naumovozyma castellii chromosome 8, complete genome genome. Coding sequences within it:
- the MSN5 gene encoding karyopherin MSN5 (ancestral locus Anc_5.386) — translated: MDFSGANQIVSVLETIYSPKSTNSDRLKSQQFLDEVKLQDESPYWGYEMALNNPMNYIVKHYGLGLLHNAIKRKWKDYDQQKRITLRKWVMELNYRVHDQDPRYIKEKLALLWVEIAKRSWGEALRGGNPTEDLLVESWVDMDNNLTELWSTNQAARELTLIIFRILFEDVFLLDDMIVLKRMTIIQPLCVMIVCPMDVFAKKYKFTEKWTLFKANNEGWFKVWVQELNSSVADKNAEYVIRLLETLKTCLNWPLSDVLISNDIISSFFACFLSNIPKAQSMALDALHILLTRPYSNEEHYQIVLNKLFNNMDVLDKVYTDLQFDPEDGVDEDKYPIVKKFVDMISCLYTCILKVRNDNHQIQNYLRLLLRTTYNPSLIVSGLTLDFWCSCLRNDECLPLMDECIPELLEFAANALIYYEQIDGHPSKIFADIDFQSNTEFQTFCSSYRKRIRDVIRLISCVKLDFAYDWLNLRLNTYFSSPYGQQVLSSTFLDRKSEPYLSALSQFMIIECFINGCIRWKIWFPDSDKYDEKLADILHKLEILSNQLIALNIREPLLLKKEIQNFALFLTMLKDNVLFTLLEKIITSATMDYPDIDLDEKTEQADAVRDLRYACGIELNRMALLMPESLKGIYPDLENVVSRILPNLSYHEKISFESFLLTIILKSSLDRKEERFAAIVDPELIAWSDKNTVVGLTDLPWFMERLGIVQIAEYFQKRGINEHSDLLLIPIDEEGKKLKSTLSKRWQTLFPVRATRMFIHYSMQSINKDEEFKALQEMWRPRIVPIIPYIMRLLYQLQSYPDPENWKELPTVVQSFLKHSTVERFWEAGASYKSKDEFIDEHMKAMQSLRDFADSVGHIVRYTREYTLLVIGAISSLGSIFYEVEEVPQLLLDSIIICKPGSSVISPGVSAHSWKHVINVGIRPVLKNCPEECAPKFMSAFLPKLFNTLDMLLCDKWAPFMVDHDTTVVVPTDDEEITEEILEENLVRQFTTVVVLLLLDCVGQNSSSSKSKPNAHQILMRRLIFQDINILAPFLKLLTHLISFKDGKCSFNSILLMKSCLAEVLIKDENVDEFFTVEVMNTLLKILLNQSPNKDSFYEALYVFTVIFLTLCKEYKSTRDFLYEVSHGYNIDELYENLKKVDDYKNQRTLMIEFLDWIKTANGTNDEGDVSHAAALERKRQEKRDASLKKATERLVKKNKDDGDMLDDPATEDAAFGSLFETA
- the GAR1 gene encoding H/ACA snoRNP pseudouridylase subunit GAR1 (ancestral locus Anc_5.388); the protein is MSFRGGRGGSRGGFRGGRGGARGGFGGRSFQQGPPDTVLEMGAFLHPCEGDIVCRSINTKIPYFNAPIYLENKTQVGKVDEILGPLNEVYFTIKCSEGVQATSFKEGDKFYIGSDKLLPIERFLPKPKVVGPPKPKNKKKRGTGAPGGRGGARGGFGGRGGSRGGFGARGGSRGGFGGRGGSRGGSRGGFGGRGGSRGGFGGSRGGSRGGFGGRR
- the YNG2 gene encoding histone acetyltransferase YNG2 (ancestral locus Anc_5.391) encodes the protein MDPSLVLEETVQDISNLQSEFKHLYEEIQASDWKEFDDHKSYLQKDSQLQKFVKQHGSTTEAPNEKATSDEIRDGISKCKGVQQTKCELANTALFLVARHLRKLEKSISILEEDGVLAPAENEDGESSNTELSRESSVLSAVGLNSTTDKKKRTASSSSSGPTLKRKKQSRTSSLQRGQLGTDGPSENKSNNSVVNTPGRDLDLYNDELFANTNDNDEEDKTLYCFCQSVSYGEMVACDGPNCKYEWFHYGCVNLKEPPKGLWYCPDCRQEMAKKNLKKKRS
- the MSR1 gene encoding arginine--tRNA ligase MSR1 (ancestral locus Anc_5.393): MNHREGWTYYEKTSQVLYILCTFLYLMFKGRIQSLNFTTSRFSSVIFRGYSSYRKIQFRYKTTSLELVRLQHTRKMSTENITSQLQKLSVKEPKVMEGSHPDVNVVDLMRNYISEELSKISGVDEALIFPALEWTNTLERGDLLIPVPRLRIKGANPKELAFKWAEDFPCGDFLDRVEANGPFLQFFFKPQFLFKVVVPDVLARKDDFGSCKLVDNKRVIVEFSSPNIAKPFHAGHLRSTIIGGFLSNLYEKLGWEVIRMNYLGDWGKQFGLLAVGFERYGSEEALAKDPIHHLFEVYVKINKDIEEEGDSLPMEESTNGKAREYFKRMEDGDEEALKIWKRFRELSIEKYIDTYARLNIKYDVYSGESQVSKESMNKALEIFKEKGLTHEDKGAVLIDLTKFQKKLGKVIVQKSDGTTLYLTRDVGAAMDRYEKYHFDKMIYVIASQQDLHTAQFFEILKQMGFEWANRLQHVNFGMVQGMSTRKGTVVFLDNILEETKEKMHEVMKKNEVKYSQIEKPEEVADLVGISAVMIQDMQSKRINNYEFKWERMLSFEGDTGPYLQYAHSRLRSVERNATDITPEKMQNADFSVLTEPAAILLVRLLGQYPDVLRNAIKTHEPTTVVTYLFKLTHQVSSCYDVLWVAGQTEELATARLALYAAARQVLYNGMCLLGLTPVDRM